One window of Oceanivirga salmonicida genomic DNA carries:
- the opp4B gene encoding oligopeptide ABC transporter permease, whose translation MWKTIMRRILIMIPQVVILSMLIFVLAKLMPGDPFSGLIDPSTSPETIEELRIKLGLYDPWHIQYIRWIKNLFHGDLGISYTYKLRVTTLIGQRAYNTFILSLFSLILSYSISLPLGILAGRYNDSPLDKAIVMYNYISYAIPSFVLSLLMLWFFGYNLQLFPTSGSVDLGVQPGTIAYYINRLYHIILPAVTYALLSTVGTIQYLRNEIIDAKNMDYVKTARSKGVPETKVYTRHIFRNSLIPIAAFLGYSITGLLGGSIFIETIYGYPGMGRLFIESIGSRDYSVITVLVLLFGFLSLMGTLLSDIILSVVDPRIRID comes from the coding sequence ATGTGGAAAACGATAATGAGAAGAATACTTATTATGATACCTCAAGTGGTAATTTTAAGTATGCTAATATTTGTTTTAGCTAAATTAATGCCAGGAGATCCTTTTTCAGGTTTAATAGACCCTAGTACATCTCCTGAAACTATCGAAGAATTAAGAATTAAATTAGGTTTATATGACCCTTGGCACATTCAATATATTAGATGGATTAAAAATTTATTCCATGGAGATTTAGGTATAAGTTATACTTATAAACTAAGAGTAACAACATTGATAGGACAAAGAGCATATAATACATTTATATTATCACTGTTTAGTTTAATATTATCATATTCTATATCTTTACCTTTAGGTATACTTGCAGGTAGATATAATGATAGTCCACTTGATAAAGCTATAGTAATGTATAACTATATAAGTTATGCTATACCATCATTTGTTTTATCATTACTAATGTTATGGTTCTTTGGTTATAATTTACAATTATTCCCAACTTCAGGATCAGTTGATTTAGGAGTACAACCAGGAACTATTGCATATTACATAAACAGGTTATATCATATAATATTACCAGCAGTAACATATGCATTATTAAGTACAGTTGGAACTATACAATATTTAAGAAATGAAATAATAGATGCTAAAAATATGGATTATGTAAAAACAGCAAGAAGTAAAGGGGTTCCTGAAACTAAAGTATATACAAGACATATATTTAGAAATTCATTAATACCTATAGCAGCCTTTCTAGGTTATTCAATAACAGGATTATTAGGTGGATCAATATTCATAGAAACTATATATGGTTACCCTGGAATGGGTAGATTATTTATAGAATCTATTGGATCAAGAGATTATTCAGTTATAACGGTTTTAGTATTATTATTTGGGTTCTTGTCATTAATGGGAACTTTATTATCAGATATAATATTAAGTGTAGTAGATCCTAGAATAAGAATAGATTAG
- a CDS encoding ABC transporter permease, with translation MKDKNKNESPVGFSVIKREFMKDKVALFSLFLLITLMLIIFISAALLNREEVMTVNLLDKFARPGEGFWLGADAGGRSILGQLIIGARNSIVIGFTVTVIAQFVGITIGLIAGYYSGLIDNIIMRIIDFIIILPRLMVIIVFVTVISKYTIPKFIFILAAFTWLGTARLIRSKALSESRKEYIMASKTLGTRDIKIILYELLPNISSIILVDLTLTFAGNIGIETGLTFLGYGLPPSVPSLGTLISYARKPEIMSSKLWVWLPASLLILVLMLCINYIGQALKRASDAKQRLG, from the coding sequence ATGAAAGATAAAAATAAAAACGAATCTCCTGTAGGATTTTCGGTTATAAAAAGAGAATTTATGAAAGATAAAGTAGCATTATTTTCATTATTTTTATTAATTACACTAATGTTGATAATATTTATCTCTGCTGCTTTATTAAATAGAGAAGAAGTAATGACAGTTAATTTATTAGATAAATTTGCAAGACCAGGTGAAGGATTTTGGCTTGGAGCAGATGCAGGTGGTCGTTCTATATTAGGTCAATTAATAATAGGGGCTAGAAACTCAATAGTTATAGGGTTTACAGTTACTGTTATTGCACAATTTGTAGGTATAACAATAGGATTAATAGCTGGTTATTATTCAGGTTTAATAGACAACATAATAATGCGTATAATAGATTTTATAATTATTTTACCAAGACTTATGGTAATAATAGTTTTTGTAACTGTAATATCTAAATATACTATACCAAAATTCATATTTATATTAGCAGCATTTACTTGGTTAGGAACTGCAAGACTTATAAGATCAAAAGCATTATCAGAATCAAGAAAAGAATATATCATGGCTTCAAAAACATTAGGAACTAGAGATATTAAAATTATTTTATATGAATTATTACCTAATATTAGTTCTATAATTTTAGTAGATTTAACACTTACATTTGCAGGAAACATAGGTATAGAAACAGGATTAACTTTCTTAGGTTATGGATTGCCGCCTTCAGTACCATCTCTTGGAACTTTAATAAGTTATGCAAGAAAACCTGAAATAATGAGTAGTAAATTGTGGGTGTGGTTACCAGCTTCATTATTAATATTAGTATTGATGTTATGCATAAACTACATAGGGCAAGCTCTAAAAAGAGCAAGTGATGCTAAACAAAGATTAGGTTAA
- a CDS encoding ABC transporter substrate-binding protein yields MKNFLLKSVTGLMLFSLIACGPGERRKAEEINTTLFPSEWKSDKEAIEGGTLKIAVVSDNPFKGIFSPVLYQDSTDSTLFITKISPEIFWNNADFNLIDGGMANVKLDVDNKVITVKIREGLKWEDGNPITVDDYIFGAEIIGHKDYTGVRYSDGIRNIVGMEEYHKGMAKTIKGFEKISDTELKIHVKVAKPEILTGGGGLTGYFVPKHYLKDIAIKDLEQSDRVRLKPLSYGPYKVSQIIPGESIEYVVNENYYDKEHMPKVDKLIMKILPSSSVIKSMEIGEYDFYYYVASASYKLYKDFDNLKVVGTPSASYVYVGFNLGYWDEKKKENVVDPNKKMADIRLRKAMGYALDMNKILTQFFEGLKQKANSPIPPIFSQYYNPKPRYDYDLEKANALLDEAGYKDIDGDGIREGKDGKPFVIEMAFGDSEIAEELSTQFIQDWAKVGLKVELATGRLMGNNFFPTVESNKGYDIWLASWGVGTALDFSSVYGKTAKFNFARITDEKNEELIRKTSSLEAVKDLEYRKKAILEWEDNYMENVLGFLPIWYSYTLYPVNKRYKEFTTTNDNREEVKFVDALTQKEPIAATVK; encoded by the coding sequence ATGAAAAATTTTTTATTGAAAAGTGTAACAGGATTAATGTTATTTTCACTTATTGCCTGTGGACCAGGGGAGAGAAGAAAAGCGGAAGAAATTAATACAACTTTATTTCCATCAGAATGGAAATCTGATAAGGAAGCTATAGAAGGTGGGACATTAAAAATAGCTGTAGTATCAGATAATCCTTTTAAAGGTATATTTTCACCAGTATTATATCAAGATAGTACTGATAGTACTTTATTCATAACTAAAATATCACCAGAAATATTTTGGAATAATGCTGATTTTAATCTTATAGATGGTGGAATGGCTAATGTAAAATTAGATGTTGATAATAAGGTTATAACTGTTAAAATAAGAGAAGGATTGAAGTGGGAAGATGGAAATCCAATAACGGTTGATGACTATATTTTTGGTGCTGAAATCATAGGACATAAGGACTATACTGGGGTTAGATATAGTGATGGTATTAGAAATATAGTTGGAATGGAAGAATACCACAAAGGAATGGCAAAAACTATAAAAGGATTTGAAAAAATAAGTGATACTGAATTAAAAATACATGTTAAAGTAGCAAAGCCTGAAATACTAACTGGAGGAGGAGGTCTAACTGGTTATTTTGTACCTAAACATTATCTAAAAGATATAGCAATTAAAGATTTAGAACAATCTGATAGAGTAAGATTAAAACCATTATCTTATGGACCATATAAAGTGAGTCAAATTATACCAGGTGAAAGTATAGAATATGTAGTAAATGAAAACTATTATGATAAAGAACATATGCCAAAAGTGGACAAATTAATAATGAAAATATTACCATCAAGTTCTGTTATTAAATCAATGGAAATTGGAGAATATGATTTTTATTATTATGTTGCATCTGCATCATATAAATTATATAAAGATTTTGATAATTTAAAAGTTGTAGGGACTCCATCAGCAAGTTATGTATATGTTGGATTTAATTTAGGATATTGGGATGAAAAGAAAAAAGAAAATGTAGTAGATCCAAATAAAAAAATGGCAGATATAAGATTGAGAAAAGCAATGGGATATGCTTTAGATATGAATAAAATTCTAACACAATTTTTTGAAGGATTAAAACAAAAAGCTAATTCACCTATACCACCAATATTTTCACAATACTATAATCCTAAACCTAGATATGATTATGATTTAGAAAAAGCTAATGCTTTATTAGATGAAGCAGGTTATAAAGATATTGATGGAGATGGAATAAGAGAAGGAAAAGATGGAAAACCATTTGTAATTGAAATGGCATTTGGAGATTCTGAAATAGCTGAAGAATTATCAACACAATTTATACAAGACTGGGCAAAAGTAGGACTAAAAGTAGAACTTGCAACAGGTAGACTTATGGGGAATAACTTTTTCCCAACAGTAGAGTCTAATAAAGGTTATGATATATGGTTAGCTAGTTGGGGAGTAGGAACAGCATTAGATTTCTCAAGTGTATATGGTAAAACTGCTAAATTTAATTTTGCTCGTATAACAGATGAAAAAAATGAAGAATTAATTAGAAAAACTTCTTCACTAGAAGCTGTAAAAGATCTAGAATATAGAAAGAAAGCAATATTAGAGTGGGAAGATAACTATATGGAAAATGTATTAGGATTTTTACCTATATGGTATAGTTACACTTTATACCCAGTAAATAAGAGATATAAAGAATTTACTACAACAAACGATAATAGAGAAGAAGTAAAATTCGTAGATGCCTTAACACAAAAAGAACCGATAGCAGCTACGGTCAAATAA
- a CDS encoding ABC transporter substrate-binding protein, translating into MKKNLLKSLITLLLFSVIACGPGERRKAEEINKTSFLTEWKSDKEAIKGGTLKVAIVSDTPFKAIFSPVLWTESTDFELSRRIHPEIFWKNADFDLIDGGYANMKLDVDNKVIIVTLREGLKWSDGHPLTVDDLIYAYELIGHKDYTGVRYNDGMRNVVGMEEYRKGLAKTIEGLEKVSDTELRVHVKEAQPEILRGGGGLYAQFVPKHYLKDIAIQDLESSDEVRLKPLSYGPYKITQIIPGESVEYVPNEYYYDKEHMPMVESLVIKILPSSSVVKSMEVGEFDTYIGVAAASYKLYKDFDNLVVLGSPSVSYTYVGFNLGHWDDKKKENVVDPDKKMADIRLRKAMAYSLNVREITQQFYEGLREKANSPVPPIFSSYHDSKPRYEYDLEKANALLDEAGYKDIDGDGIREDKNGKPFVIEMAFGISEISEELSKKFMQDWAKVGLKVELATGRLMGNNFFPTIQSNKGYDIYIAAWTVGTILDFSEFYGRKARFNFARIASEKNDELIAKTSSLEAAKDLEYRKQAILEWQDNYMENELGFLPIMFGYVLSPINKRYKEVSTTNDDREAANFIDALTQTEPLPATNK; encoded by the coding sequence ATGAAAAAGAATTTATTAAAAAGTTTAATCACTTTACTTTTATTTTCAGTTATTGCATGTGGACCAGGGGAAAGAAGAAAAGCAGAAGAAATCAATAAAACTTCATTTCTAACTGAATGGAAATCAGATAAGGAAGCCATAAAAGGCGGAACTTTAAAAGTTGCTATAGTTTCAGATACTCCTTTTAAAGCTATATTTTCACCGGTATTATGGACAGAGAGTACTGATTTTGAACTTTCTAGAAGAATACATCCAGAAATATTTTGGAAAAATGCAGATTTTGACCTTATAGATGGTGGATATGCTAATATGAAATTAGATGTTGATAATAAGGTTATAATTGTAACATTAAGAGAAGGTCTAAAATGGTCAGATGGTCATCCATTGACTGTTGATGACTTAATTTATGCATATGAACTTATAGGTCATAAAGATTATACAGGTGTTAGATACAATGATGGAATGAGAAATGTTGTAGGGATGGAAGAATACCGTAAAGGTCTTGCCAAAACTATAGAAGGTCTTGAAAAAGTAAGTGATACTGAATTAAGAGTGCATGTTAAAGAAGCTCAACCTGAAATCTTAAGAGGTGGTGGCGGTTTATACGCACAATTTGTTCCTAAACATTATTTAAAAGATATAGCAATACAAGATTTAGAATCTTCTGATGAAGTTAGATTGAAACCATTATCTTATGGACCATATAAGATTACTCAAATAATACCTGGAGAAAGTGTTGAATATGTTCCAAATGAATATTATTATGATAAAGAACATATGCCTATGGTAGAAAGTTTAGTTATAAAAATATTACCTTCAAGTTCAGTTGTTAAATCAATGGAAGTAGGAGAATTTGATACATATATAGGTGTTGCAGCAGCATCATATAAATTATATAAAGATTTTGATAATTTGGTAGTTTTAGGAAGTCCATCAGTTAGTTATACATATGTTGGATTTAATCTAGGACATTGGGATGATAAGAAAAAAGAAAATGTTGTAGACCCAGATAAGAAAATGGCAGATATAAGATTAAGAAAAGCTATGGCTTATTCACTTAATGTTAGAGAGATAACTCAACAATTTTATGAAGGATTAAGAGAAAAGGCTAATTCACCTGTACCACCAATATTTTCTAGTTATCATGATTCAAAGCCTAGATATGAATATGACCTAGAAAAAGCCAATGCTTTATTAGATGAAGCAGGTTATAAAGATATTGATGGAGATGGAATAAGAGAAGATAAAAACGGTAAACCATTTGTAATTGAAATGGCATTTGGTATTTCTGAAATATCTGAAGAATTATCAAAAAAATTTATGCAAGATTGGGCAAAAGTTGGATTAAAAGTAGAGCTTGCAACAGGTAGACTTATGGGGAATAATTTTTTCCCAACAATACAATCTAATAAGGGCTATGATATATATATAGCTGCTTGGACTGTAGGAACAATATTAGACTTTTCAGAATTTTATGGTAGAAAGGCTAGATTTAATTTTGCTCGTATAGCAAGTGAAAAAAATGATGAATTGATAGCCAAAACATCTTCATTAGAAGCAGCAAAAGATTTAGAGTATAGAAAACAAGCAATATTAGAATGGCAAGATAATTATATGGAAAATGAATTAGGATTTTTACCTATAATGTTCGGTTATGTTTTATCTCCTATAAATAAGAGATATAAAGAAGTAAGTACAACAAATGATGATAGAGAAGCAGCTAATTTTATAGATGCATTAACACAAACTGAACCATTACCAGCAACTAATAAATAG
- a CDS encoding ABC transporter substrate-binding protein: MKKNLLKGLTGLLLCSLIACGPGERRKATTTDKSLFPIEYVSDKETINGGTAKIAVVSEQPFKGVLLTPLYQDANDFIFLEPIAPNLFWSDGDFNVIDGGILNLKFDADNKVITVKIADGAKWEDGQPVTADDYIYSYEIVGNKDYTGIRYDDGFRNVVGMEEYHKGKAKTITGLEKVSDNEIKIHVKEAKPTILLGEGGVSSFLVPKHYLKDIPIKDLEQSNKVRLKPLSYGPYKISQIIPGESIEYTVNENYYNKANMPKVEKLVIKILPTSSLISSMRNGEYDIYRQVLADTYKGYKDLDNIAVVGRQALYYQYLGFNLGHWDNEKKIGVVDPDKKMSDIRLRKAMAYAMNMDEVATQFYDGLREKANSPIPPVFSKYHDAKPRYEYNVEKANALLDEAGYKDIDGDGIREDKDGKPFVIYMAFPAYDIAQELSQQYIQYWAKVGLKVELATGRLMGSNFFPTIESNKGYDIFVAAWNVGTALELSGLYGKTAKFNHTRMSSDKNEELLLKTNSLEAIKDPEYKVKAIREWEENYMENVLGFLPILFKYELFPVNKRLNGYNVNHDSRESSKYADGLTFTGGLTQKEPLAATK; encoded by the coding sequence ATGAAAAAAAATTTATTAAAAGGACTAACAGGTTTACTGTTATGCTCACTTATTGCCTGTGGACCAGGTGAAAGAAGAAAAGCAACGACAACAGATAAATCGTTATTTCCAATAGAATATGTTTCAGATAAAGAAACGATAAACGGTGGGACTGCTAAAATAGCTGTAGTTAGTGAACAACCATTTAAAGGAGTACTATTAACTCCTTTATATCAAGATGCAAATGATTTTATATTCTTAGAACCAATTGCACCAAATCTATTTTGGTCTGACGGAGATTTTAATGTTATAGATGGTGGAATACTTAATCTTAAATTTGATGCCGACAATAAAGTTATAACTGTTAAAATAGCAGACGGAGCTAAATGGGAAGATGGACAACCTGTAACTGCAGATGACTATATTTATAGTTATGAAATTGTAGGGAACAAAGATTATACAGGTATTAGATATGATGATGGATTTAGAAATGTAGTGGGTATGGAAGAATACCATAAAGGAAAAGCAAAAACTATAACAGGGCTTGAAAAAGTAAGTGATAATGAAATAAAAATTCATGTTAAAGAAGCTAAGCCTACAATACTATTAGGAGAAGGTGGAGTATCATCATTTTTAGTACCTAAGCATTATTTAAAAGATATACCTATAAAAGATTTAGAACAATCTAATAAAGTTAGATTAAAACCATTATCATATGGACCATATAAGATAAGTCAAATTATACCGGGAGAAAGTATAGAATATACAGTAAACGAAAATTACTATAATAAAGCAAATATGCCAAAGGTAGAAAAATTAGTAATAAAGATTTTACCAACAAGCTCTCTTATCTCATCTATGAGAAATGGAGAATATGATATATATAGACAAGTTTTAGCAGATACATATAAAGGGTACAAAGATCTTGATAATATAGCAGTTGTGGGAAGACAAGCATTATATTATCAATATTTAGGATTTAATTTAGGACATTGGGATAATGAAAAGAAAATTGGAGTAGTAGATCCAGATAAGAAAATGTCAGATATAAGATTAAGAAAAGCAATGGCTTATGCTATGAATATGGATGAAGTTGCAACTCAATTTTATGATGGATTAAGAGAAAAAGCAAATTCGCCTATACCGCCAGTATTTTCTAAATATCATGATGCAAAACCTAGATATGAATATAATGTAGAAAAAGCAAATGCTTTATTAGATGAAGCAGGTTATAAAGATATAGATGGAGATGGAATAAGAGAAGATAAAGATGGAAAACCTTTTGTAATTTATATGGCTTTCCCAGCATATGATATAGCACAAGAATTATCACAACAATATATACAATATTGGGCAAAGGTTGGATTAAAAGTAGAACTTGCAACAGGTAGATTAATGGGTTCTAATTTCTTCCCAACTATAGAATCTAATAAGGGTTATGACATTTTCGTTGCAGCTTGGAATGTAGGAACTGCACTTGAATTAAGTGGATTATATGGTAAAACAGCTAAATTTAATCATACTCGTATGTCAAGTGATAAAAATGAAGAATTACTTCTAAAGACTAATTCATTAGAAGCGATTAAAGACCCAGAATATAAAGTGAAGGCTATAAGAGAATGGGAAGAAAATTATATGGAAAATGTACTAGGATTTTTACCAATATTATTTAAATATGAATTATTCCCAGTAAATAAGAGATTAAATGGTTATAATGTAAATCATGATAGTAGAGAATCATCAAAATATGCAGATGGATTAACATTTACAGGTGGATTAACACAAAAAGAACCATTAGCAGCAACTAAATAA